A stretch of DNA from Streptomyces venezuelae:
CTGAGCTCGCTGCACCACTTTGACCTCGGCGTCCAGCTCCGGGCGCGGCATTCGTTCGCCGAGCACGCTCGCCAGGGCCAACAACCGGTCGTGCTCGGCAGGTTCGGCAGGTGCCTCGGACTGCTCGGCCGCCTGTTCCGGTTCCGAAAGGTCGGACGGGTTCCGATCCTCCAGGGCCTGGGCGAAGGCGTTCGCCCGCCGGTGGGTGGAAACGTTCGCGATCACTGGCGGCACCTCCTCTCGTCATGACGATCGACTCCCCAGGGTGTCCGGAAGGTTGCCTTCCTTGAGCACATCCACACTTTCGAGTGAGCGGCTTCGGGCATGGCGTGTCCACAGGGAGCCTGCATTCCGCACAACGAGCGGCGCGGCACTTGGGTTACGGACGAAGGATGATCGGACCACAGCTGCATGGGGAACTCAGCGGGCGTCGTCCGGGAGGAGGCGGGCCAGGGTGCGGACCGCCCGGTACTGGAGCGTCTTGATGGCGCCTTCGTTCTTCCCCATGACCCGGGCCGTCTCAGCGACCGAGAGCCCTTGCAGGAACCGCAGGGTCACGCATTCCTGCTGCTGGGGATTGAGTTTGCGGACGGCCTCCAGGAGGGCCGCGTTGGAGAGGGACTCCAGGACCGAGTCCTCGGGGCTGCGTTCGACCTCGTTGGCGTCCAGCATTTCGCCGGTGGTCACTTCGAGGCGGAAGCGACTGGATTTGAAGTGGTCGGCGACCAGGTTGCGCGCGATCGTGACCAGCCAGGCGCCGAAATCGCGGCCCTGCCAGGTGAAGGTGGAGATCCGGCGCAGGGCGCGCAGGAAGGTCTCGCTGGTGAGGTCCTCCGCCGTCGCCTTGCCGCCGACGCGGTAGTAGATATAGCGGTACACGGTGTCGCTGTACTGGTCGTAGAGCCGGCCGAAGGCGTCGGCCTCGCCGGCCTGGGCCCGTTCGACCAGGTCCATCATCCGGGCGCTGTCGCTGTCCGCGGTGGGGCGGCGGGCGGCCTGGGTTCCGGTGCCGCCGGCCGCGGTGGGGCCGGTACGGCCGCGTCTGCCCACCGTCGCCCCGCCGTCGGTCAGGGCATAGCAGGGACCGGCCGGGCCGAGGCCGGCCGGGACCGCGGTGGCGAGGGCGGGGACGGCGTACGCGGTGGGGACGAAGCCGCGCAGATGGTCGAGGACCGTTGCGCGCAGCGTAGCCAGGCCCGAGGCGTCAACCCCGACAGGTGGGTACACGGGACTCCCAGAGGCAGAGCTTCCATCACGTGCAGTGCGGGACCGTTCACCCGTCGTGGCGACAGATGGGCGGTGGCATGCGTTTGAGGAGAATAACGCTTCGTACAGGCAGCACTACACCCTGTTGCGAAAATCATCGCTTCCGACACTTCTGTTGCGTGTCGAGGGCATATTCAGTCGCAGACGGTGATCGATTGCTGATCGATTTCCCGCGCGGAATGGCTGCTTCCAAGGCCTGTTGTGGCCGAGTCGGGCATGCCGGAGTGCCGCCCGGCGGGGGCGGGTAGGGCTGCGGGAATGAGTGCCGTGCGGAGATCTCCGCCGGTGGCCGCTACCTGCGGCGGCGGTGCAGGGCGATGGCGGCAGCGGCGCCGCCTGCCAGTGCGCCGACTCCGGCGGCGGCCGGCACGCCGACCTTCACGGCCTTGCGGCCGGTCCGGTAGTCGCGCAGCCGCCAGTCGTGGGCCCGGGCGTGCTTGCGCAGTTTTGTATCGGGATTGATCGCGTACGGATGTCCGACCAGTGACAGCATCGGGATGTCGTTGTGCGAATCGCTGTACGCCGCGCAGCGCGCGAGATCCAGGCCCTCGGCGGCGGCCAGCGCGCGCACCGCCTCCGCCTTGGCGGGGCCGTGCAGCGGTTCGCCCACCAGTCTGCCGGTGTAGATGCCGTCCACGGACTCGGCGACGGTGCCGAGGGCCCCGGTCAGGCCGAGCCGGCGGGCGATGATCGTGGCCGTCTCCACGGGGGCGGCGGTGACCAGCCAGACCTTCTGGCCGGCGTCCAGGTGCGCCTGGGCCAGGGCGCGGGTGCCCGGCCAGATGCGCTCCGCCATGTACTCGTCGTAGATCTCCTCGCCGATGGTCATGAGCTCGGAGACGCGGTGGCCCTTGACGATGGAGAGGGCGCTGTCGCGGGCGTCCTGCATGTGCTCGGGGTCCTCGACCCCGGCCAGCCGGAACCAGGCCTGCTGCCAGGCGAACCGGGCGAGCTCGCGGCGCTGGAAGAACTCGCGCTTGTAGAGGCCGCGGCCGAAGTGGAAGATCGCGGCGCCCTGCATGACGGTGTTGTCGAGATC
This window harbors:
- a CDS encoding ECF subfamily RNA polymerase sigma factor, BldN family, which translates into the protein MYPPVGVDASGLATLRATVLDHLRGFVPTAYAVPALATAVPAGLGPAGPCYALTDGGATVGRRGRTGPTAAGGTGTQAARRPTADSDSARMMDLVERAQAGEADAFGRLYDQYSDTVYRYIYYRVGGKATAEDLTSETFLRALRRISTFTWQGRDFGAWLVTIARNLVADHFKSSRFRLEVTTGEMLDANEVERSPEDSVLESLSNAALLEAVRKLNPQQQECVTLRFLQGLSVAETARVMGKNEGAIKTLQYRAVRTLARLLPDDAR
- a CDS encoding HAD family hydrolase — protein: MAALGWLTPRRRSATARSVLAGEASAEAARKTAQAGPVLEAAEPEEAEAEPELEELEEFPVAGDDLAAAFFDLDNTVMQGAAIFHFGRGLYKREFFQRRELARFAWQQAWFRLAGVEDPEHMQDARDSALSIVKGHRVSELMTIGEEIYDEYMAERIWPGTRALAQAHLDAGQKVWLVTAAPVETATIIARRLGLTGALGTVAESVDGIYTGRLVGEPLHGPAKAEAVRALAAAEGLDLARCAAYSDSHNDIPMLSLVGHPYAINPDTKLRKHARAHDWRLRDYRTGRKAVKVGVPAAAGVGALAGGAAAAIALHRRRR